The following coding sequences are from one Streptomyces sp. NBC_01485 window:
- a CDS encoding TetR/AcrR family transcriptional regulator: protein MTAARTGAPADRPQLGLRERKKIKTREAIRAAMYALVREQGYDATTIDQIAESAEVSPSTVFRYFPTKEDIVLTDEWDPILVAELRARPADEPWPETVRYVMLKAARMGIKDDLEVARLRTHLMVQVPAVRSRMMESMSVTGRMFSEAIGERTGLDPGSLEVRVYTMSLIGGLMQASMYWAENGHRDDFEALLNRSLDVLEHGLPSRKP, encoded by the coding sequence ATGACGGCCGCACGCACCGGCGCTCCCGCCGACCGACCGCAACTCGGTCTCCGGGAGCGCAAGAAGATCAAGACCCGCGAGGCGATCCGCGCCGCGATGTACGCACTGGTCAGGGAGCAGGGGTACGACGCCACGACGATCGACCAGATCGCCGAGAGCGCCGAGGTCTCGCCGTCGACCGTCTTCCGCTACTTCCCGACCAAGGAGGACATCGTCCTCACCGACGAGTGGGACCCGATCCTCGTCGCGGAACTGCGGGCGCGCCCGGCGGACGAGCCGTGGCCTGAGACGGTCCGGTACGTGATGCTGAAGGCCGCCCGCATGGGCATCAAGGACGATCTGGAGGTGGCGCGGCTGCGCACCCACCTGATGGTCCAGGTCCCCGCGGTGCGCTCGCGCATGATGGAGAGCATGTCGGTCACCGGCCGCATGTTCTCCGAGGCGATCGGCGAGCGCACCGGCCTCGACCCCGGCAGCCTGGAGGTCCGCGTCTACACGATGTCCCTCATCGGCGGCCTGATGCAGGCGTCCATGTACTGGGCCGAGAACGGCCACCGTGACGACTTCGAGGCCCTGCTCAACCGCTCTCTGGACGTCCTGGAGCACGGCCTGCCCAGCCGGAAACCCTGA
- a CDS encoding tetratricopeptide repeat protein, with product MRDGHRAEAERLLARAVEEEVRRSGGRADRQALMTRARGALDAMAQTAAAEYEAYARALDASEARRISFGQRYAREGGRTPLLVAGVAAVTAVVADLALGTGPGTALGAGVTVGVVGAAATVVKVVGSHLPAAHHRAGEAGQPGGAEQLRLQWLTALEVRGIRPFLDQQRVISATTGPKKAPGPQLRGADKSAAARGRTVLEQSFAQLPETAGPFAGRRAELAQIRQWVQAARASTQTRPTVVVLHGAPGSGRTTLAVRAAHDLRDQFRGACVVDLRGDSARETPLPTRDALLHLLNRLGAPREQLLFRERSSADQQVKRLGELYHQHLTGLPVTVILDDASDPAQVRALVPERSDSLVLVTARTPLNLPPELSAWVHELAVRPLDAAGAEELLSAAAQDASGPYDAESAGLITELCGGLPLALRVVGSSLGPRSPRALAADLGAYGPVEPVERALWLRYTDQPEVTRRLLRRLALAGRASLGTAAAAALLATDRAEATRHLTALAGAGLVDHVRGDRYRLHDLVRAFAQARLLDEEEQGERAAAQERLIVSYAELADSVLRLVDGNMSTRSDRFTPHGFTSLDEALRWLDDESSFITATLRHAEGVDQNAVLSLLGALCDYCLLRGDLYRLGEISELAQSVGQDLLVRSVQWRTGIAARQLGELDKARTTLSSVVDLYLQAHHDAGAARALCSLGITLHHQGQLTEAAVKLREAMDLQVAPELATDRAWTMHALAAVQRDRAHLAEALDLLTRSLVLHREGGSVHGEAWAHFQLGQLNLRRGDATQAEADLRRALDLYGRTRDARGEAWALTQLARARLIAGDPGPAADDLRRAAARHRDNEDARGEAWTIYYLGLALEETGSLDHAVRELERSRSLFSRMRDVYGLACARHHSARVTRDQRAAQTGSLRNSGFARQLLVDARADFQRIGVAHGEAWTCLELAIVDAGNARTQAALALCEEATALFASYGDRRGEDWSRFLRCTLLPYASPGGVEVGTAVAQQDLSQLAHATHPSRDGKLTDCAKAYAVLLERGVNLEAGWQAWRLGMVPDRHAREVMGVPVTTE from the coding sequence ATGCGGGACGGCCATAGGGCGGAAGCCGAGCGGTTGTTGGCGCGGGCCGTGGAGGAGGAGGTGCGGCGGTCCGGAGGGCGCGCCGACCGGCAGGCGCTGATGACTCGGGCACGCGGCGCGCTGGACGCCATGGCGCAGACGGCCGCGGCCGAGTACGAGGCGTACGCCCGCGCCCTGGACGCGTCGGAGGCCCGGCGGATCAGCTTCGGGCAGCGCTACGCACGCGAGGGCGGGCGAACTCCCTTGCTGGTGGCGGGCGTTGCCGCCGTCACGGCGGTGGTCGCCGACCTCGCGCTGGGCACGGGTCCGGGCACGGCGCTCGGGGCCGGGGTGACCGTCGGGGTCGTCGGCGCGGCGGCGACCGTCGTCAAGGTGGTGGGCTCGCATCTGCCGGCCGCGCATCACCGGGCCGGCGAGGCGGGCCAGCCCGGCGGGGCCGAGCAACTGCGGCTGCAGTGGCTCACCGCGCTGGAGGTACGGGGCATCCGGCCGTTCCTGGACCAGCAGCGGGTGATCAGCGCGACGACCGGGCCGAAGAAGGCGCCGGGGCCGCAGCTCAGGGGCGCGGACAAGAGCGCGGCGGCGCGCGGGCGGACGGTGCTGGAGCAGTCGTTCGCCCAACTCCCGGAGACGGCGGGGCCGTTCGCGGGGCGTCGGGCCGAACTGGCGCAGATCCGGCAGTGGGTGCAGGCGGCGCGGGCCAGTACGCAGACCCGGCCCACCGTGGTGGTGCTGCACGGCGCCCCCGGCAGCGGCCGTACCACGCTCGCGGTGCGGGCCGCGCACGATCTGCGGGACCAGTTCCGCGGCGCCTGCGTGGTGGACCTGCGCGGCGACAGCGCGCGGGAGACGCCGCTGCCCACCCGGGACGCCCTGCTGCACCTGCTGAACCGGCTCGGCGCGCCCCGCGAACAGCTCCTGTTCCGTGAGCGATCCTCGGCGGACCAGCAGGTCAAACGGCTCGGCGAGCTGTACCACCAGCACCTGACCGGCCTGCCGGTCACGGTGATCCTGGACGACGCCTCGGACCCCGCTCAGGTCCGCGCGCTCGTCCCGGAACGCTCCGACAGCCTCGTCCTGGTCACCGCCCGGACCCCGCTGAATCTCCCGCCCGAACTGTCCGCGTGGGTACACGAGTTGGCGGTGCGGCCCCTGGACGCGGCGGGCGCGGAGGAGCTGTTGAGCGCGGCGGCGCAGGACGCCTCGGGTCCCTACGACGCCGAATCCGCCGGTCTGATCACGGAGTTGTGCGGCGGGCTGCCGCTGGCGCTGCGCGTCGTGGGCTCCTCGCTGGGCCCGCGCTCGCCGCGCGCGCTGGCGGCGGACCTGGGGGCGTACGGCCCGGTGGAGCCGGTCGAGCGCGCGCTGTGGCTGCGCTACACCGACCAGCCGGAGGTGACGCGCCGGCTGCTGCGCCGTCTCGCGCTGGCCGGCCGGGCCTCCCTCGGCACGGCCGCGGCCGCCGCGCTGCTGGCCACGGACCGCGCGGAGGCGACCCGTCACCTGACGGCCCTCGCCGGCGCGGGCCTCGTCGACCACGTCCGCGGCGACCGCTACCGTCTGCACGACCTGGTCCGCGCCTTCGCCCAGGCCCGCCTGCTGGACGAGGAGGAGCAGGGCGAGCGCGCGGCGGCCCAGGAACGCCTGATCGTCAGTTACGCCGAACTCGCCGACTCCGTACTGCGGTTGGTCGACGGCAACATGTCCACCCGCTCGGACCGGTTCACCCCGCACGGTTTCACCTCCCTGGACGAGGCGCTGCGCTGGCTGGACGACGAGTCGAGCTTCATCACCGCGACGCTGCGGCACGCGGAGGGCGTGGACCAGAACGCCGTACTGAGCCTCCTGGGCGCGCTGTGCGACTACTGCCTGCTGCGCGGCGACCTCTACCGGCTCGGTGAGATCAGCGAGTTGGCGCAGTCGGTCGGCCAGGACCTGCTGGTGCGGTCCGTGCAGTGGCGTACGGGCATCGCGGCCCGGCAACTGGGCGAGCTCGACAAGGCCCGTACGACGCTCAGTTCGGTCGTCGACCTCTACCTCCAGGCCCATCACGACGCGGGTGCGGCGCGCGCCCTGTGCTCGCTGGGCATCACCCTGCACCACCAGGGCCAGCTCACGGAGGCGGCGGTGAAACTGCGGGAGGCGATGGACCTGCAGGTCGCGCCCGAGCTGGCCACCGACCGCGCCTGGACGATGCACGCGCTGGCGGCGGTGCAGCGGGACCGGGCGCACCTCGCCGAGGCCCTCGACCTGCTCACCCGCTCCCTGGTCCTGCACCGCGAGGGCGGCTCCGTGCACGGTGAGGCGTGGGCCCACTTCCAACTGGGCCAGCTCAACCTGCGCCGGGGCGACGCCACGCAGGCCGAGGCCGACCTGCGCCGGGCCCTCGACCTGTACGGCCGCACGCGTGATGCCCGCGGCGAGGCCTGGGCCCTGACCCAGCTCGCCCGGGCCCGGCTCATCGCCGGCGACCCCGGCCCGGCGGCGGACGACCTGCGCCGGGCGGCGGCCCGGCACCGGGACAACGAGGACGCGCGCGGCGAGGCGTGGACGATCTACTACCTGGGCCTGGCCCTGGAGGAGACGGGCAGCCTGGACCACGCCGTCCGCGAGCTGGAACGCTCCCGCTCCCTGTTCTCCCGCATGCGGGACGTCTACGGCCTGGCCTGCGCCCGCCACCACTCGGCCCGGGTGACCCGTGACCAGCGCGCCGCCCAGACCGGTTCGCTCCGCAACTCCGGCTTCGCCCGCCAGCTCCTGGTCGACGCCCGCGCCGACTTCCAGCGCATCGGCGTCGCCCACGGCGAGGCCTGGACCTGCCTGGAACTCGCGATCGTCGACGCGGGCAACGCCCGTACGCAGGCGGCCCTGGCCCTGTGCGAGGAGGCTACGGCCCTCTTCGCGTCCTACGGCGACCGCCGCGGCGAGGACTGGTCCCGCTTCCTGCGTTGCACGCTCCTGCCGTACGCGTCCCCGGGCGGCGTAGAGGTGGGCACGGCGGTCGCCCAGCAGGACCTGTCCCAACTGGCCCACGCCACCCACCCGTCCCGAGACGGCAAACTGACCGACTGCGCAAAGGCCTACGCGGTCCTGCTGGAACGAGGCGTCAACCTGGAAGCGGGCTGGCAGGCCTGGCGGTTGGGCATGGTCCCGGACCGCCACGCACGGGAGGTGATGGGGGTACCGGTGACGACCGAGTGA
- a CDS encoding MFS transporter, with protein MDTITPDPRRWWALGALVASMLTIGFDTTILNVALPTMARDLGAATGQQQWMADAYIVVFASLMLPAGLLGDRFGRRRMLITGLGIFLVGSLVGMLAGDVDAVIAARAVMGVGAALVTPLALSVLPSLFAPDERTKAVGVISSASALGLPLGPIIGGWLLNHFWWGSVFLVNVPMAALGIAACLFLLPETSDPTSPKVDTVSTALTATGLGALIYGIIEAPTHGWGDPLILGMLGAAVALIAALVLRERRVERPMLDMTLLAHRGFLFNAIAATLVTFVLSGLLFVLPPYLQAVLGHDALGTGVRLLPMMGGLLVASRTAGPVVARFGVRASVSAGLAVLALAAFLGSRTTVDSGYGFTALWLSLTGLGFGFSIIPAMNGALGTLPRDRAGSGSGLLMTLRQVGGAIGVALLGSLLSGAFRDRLDVAGLPAQVADTAGNSVIAAHVIAEKAHLTGLAGSANDAYVHGMDLVLLVCGVAALVSALLAAAFLPGARPVENTEAADAGPDDVGPDVVATRVDA; from the coding sequence ATGGACACTATCACTCCAGACCCCCGCCGCTGGTGGGCTCTCGGCGCCCTGGTCGCGAGCATGCTCACGATCGGCTTCGACACCACGATCCTCAACGTCGCCCTGCCCACGATGGCGCGCGACCTCGGCGCCGCCACCGGCCAGCAGCAGTGGATGGCGGACGCCTACATCGTCGTCTTCGCGTCGCTCATGCTCCCGGCCGGCCTCCTCGGCGACCGGTTCGGCCGCCGCCGGATGCTGATCACCGGGCTCGGGATCTTCCTCGTCGGCTCGCTGGTCGGCATGCTCGCCGGGGACGTCGACGCGGTGATCGCCGCCCGCGCCGTCATGGGCGTCGGAGCCGCGCTGGTCACGCCGCTCGCACTGTCGGTGCTGCCCTCGCTCTTCGCCCCCGACGAGCGCACCAAGGCCGTCGGCGTCATCTCCTCCGCCTCCGCGCTCGGCCTGCCGCTCGGCCCGATCATCGGCGGCTGGCTGCTCAACCACTTCTGGTGGGGCTCGGTCTTCCTGGTGAACGTCCCGATGGCCGCGCTCGGCATCGCCGCCTGCCTCTTCCTGCTCCCCGAGACCAGCGACCCCACCTCCCCCAAGGTCGACACCGTCTCCACCGCGCTCACCGCGACCGGGCTCGGCGCCCTGATCTACGGGATCATCGAGGCGCCCACGCACGGCTGGGGCGACCCGCTGATCCTCGGCATGCTCGGCGCGGCCGTGGCCCTGATCGCCGCGCTGGTGCTGCGCGAACGGCGGGTCGAGCGCCCCATGCTCGACATGACCCTGCTCGCCCACCGCGGGTTCCTCTTCAACGCGATCGCCGCGACCCTGGTGACGTTCGTCCTGTCCGGCCTGCTCTTCGTGCTGCCGCCGTACCTCCAGGCCGTCCTCGGCCACGACGCCCTCGGCACCGGTGTGCGGCTGCTGCCGATGATGGGCGGCCTGCTGGTCGCCTCGCGGACCGCGGGGCCGGTCGTCGCCCGGTTCGGGGTGCGCGCCTCGGTGAGCGCCGGCCTGGCGGTGCTGGCCCTCGCCGCGTTCCTCGGCAGCCGTACGACCGTCGACTCCGGCTACGGCTTCACCGCGCTGTGGCTGTCCCTCACCGGTCTCGGCTTCGGCTTCTCCATCATCCCGGCCATGAACGGCGCCCTCGGCACCCTGCCCCGCGACCGCGCCGGCAGCGGCTCCGGGCTCCTGATGACGTTGCGCCAGGTCGGCGGCGCGATCGGCGTCGCGCTGCTCGGCAGCCTGCTGTCCGGCGCCTTCCGGGACCGGCTCGACGTCGCCGGTCTGCCCGCCCAGGTCGCCGACACCGCCGGGAACTCGGTGATCGCCGCCCACGTCATCGCCGAGAAGGCGCACCTGACCGGCCTCGCCGGCTCCGCGAACGACGCCTACGTGCACGGCATGGACCTGGTCCTGCTGGTGTGCGGGGTCGCCGCCCTGGTCTCCGCCCTGCTGGCGGCGGCGTTCCTGCCGGGAGCCCGGCCCGTCGAGAACACCGAGGCCGCTGACGCCGGCCCTGATGACGTGGGTCCCGACGTGGTCGCCACCAGGGTCGATGCCTGA
- the trhA gene encoding PAQR family membrane homeostasis protein TrhA, protein MTAPVPDAPTDTPAAGRGPVAHSLSQEIKPKLRGWLHLGMFPAVLVSGLVLTALADSTRGRIACGIFALTACLLFGVSALYHRGDWSPRMDGILRRLDHANIFLIIAGTYTPLTMLLLPGAKGEWLLWGIWGAAAAGILFRVFWVGAPRWLYTPCYIAMGWAAVFFLPDFMRTGGIAVLVLVIVGGLLYSAGGVIYGIKRPNPSPRWFGFHEVFHSFTLAAFVVHYVGISMVAYQHG, encoded by the coding sequence ATGACTGCGCCCGTCCCCGACGCGCCCACGGACACACCGGCCGCCGGCCGCGGCCCCGTCGCGCACTCCCTGTCGCAAGAGATCAAGCCCAAGCTCCGCGGCTGGCTGCATCTCGGCATGTTCCCGGCCGTCCTCGTCTCGGGCCTCGTGCTCACCGCCCTCGCCGACTCCACCCGCGGCCGTATCGCCTGCGGCATCTTCGCCCTCACCGCCTGCCTGCTGTTCGGCGTGAGCGCGCTGTACCACCGGGGCGACTGGAGCCCGCGCATGGACGGCATCCTGCGCAGACTCGACCACGCGAACATCTTCCTGATCATCGCGGGCACGTACACGCCCCTGACGATGCTGCTGCTGCCGGGCGCCAAGGGCGAGTGGCTCCTGTGGGGCATCTGGGGCGCGGCGGCGGCCGGGATCCTCTTCCGGGTCTTCTGGGTCGGCGCGCCGCGCTGGCTCTACACCCCCTGCTACATCGCGATGGGCTGGGCGGCCGTCTTCTTCCTGCCGGACTTCATGCGCACGGGCGGCATCGCGGTCCTGGTCCTGGTGATCGTCGGCGGGCTCCTCTACAGCGCGGGCGGCGTGATCTACGGCATCAAGCGGCCCAACCCCTCACCGCGCTGGTTCGGCTTCCACGAGGTCTTCCACTCCTTCACCCTCGCCGCGTTCGTCGTCCACTACGTCGGCATCTCCATGGTGGCGTACCAGCACGGGTGA
- the mca gene encoding mycothiol conjugate amidase Mca: MAVHAHPDDESSKGAATMAKYVSEGVDVLVVTCTGGERGSILNPKLQGDKYLEEHIHEVRKKEMDEAREILGVKQEWLGFVDSGLPEGDPLPPLPEGCFALEDVDRAAGELVKQIRAFRPQVITTYDENGGYPHPDHIMTYKISMVAFESADDAEKYPEAEFGPVYRPLKLYYNQGFNRPRTEALHHALLDRGLESPYGDWLKRWEEFGMHDRTLTTHVPCADFYEIRDKALIAHATQIDPDGGWFRVPMEIQKEVWPTEEYELAKSRVDISLPEDDLFAGIRDNA; the protein is encoded by the coding sequence ATGGCCGTCCACGCGCACCCCGACGACGAGTCGAGCAAGGGCGCGGCCACCATGGCGAAGTACGTGTCCGAGGGGGTGGACGTGCTGGTGGTGACCTGCACGGGTGGGGAGCGCGGCTCCATCCTCAATCCGAAGCTCCAGGGCGACAAGTACCTCGAGGAGCACATCCACGAGGTACGCAAGAAGGAGATGGACGAGGCCCGTGAGATCCTCGGCGTCAAGCAGGAGTGGCTCGGCTTCGTCGACTCCGGCCTGCCCGAGGGCGACCCGCTGCCGCCGCTGCCCGAGGGCTGCTTCGCCCTGGAGGACGTCGACCGGGCGGCCGGCGAGCTGGTGAAGCAGATCCGCGCCTTCCGTCCCCAGGTGATCACCACCTACGACGAGAACGGCGGTTATCCGCACCCCGACCACATCATGACGTACAAGATCTCGATGGTGGCGTTCGAGAGCGCGGACGACGCCGAGAAGTACCCCGAGGCCGAGTTCGGGCCGGTGTACCGGCCGCTGAAGCTGTACTACAACCAGGGCTTCAACCGGCCGCGCACCGAGGCGCTGCACCACGCGCTGCTCGACCGCGGCCTGGAGTCGCCCTACGGGGACTGGCTCAAGCGCTGGGAGGAGTTCGGCATGCACGATCGCACGCTCACCACGCATGTTCCGTGCGCCGACTTCTACGAGATCCGCGACAAGGCGCTGATCGCCCACGCCACGCAGATCGACCCCGACGGCGGCTGGTTCCGGGTGCCGATGGAGATCCAGAAGGAGGTCTGGCCGACGGAGGAGTACGAGCTCGCGAAGTCCCGCGTCGACATCTCCCTCCCCGAGGACGACCTCTTTGCGGGCATCCGCGACAATGCCTGA
- a CDS encoding Uma2 family endonuclease, with amino-acid sequence MTAEMVAPAWMHTQISAEQYDSWSEEQCAGIEIVDGMVVVSPSASKRHNRLARILANTLDAAAGQDWNADTDFDVRLQDVPLTNRRPDVTVYRAETIDLTPTRPEHVLLVVEVVSPGSETTDRIVKVDQYAKAGIPFYWRIEQAATGVPIIYTYVLDPATRCYRDGEMFTGVIKAAAPFPVTVDLGAI; translated from the coding sequence ATGACCGCCGAGATGGTGGCGCCCGCGTGGATGCATACGCAGATCAGCGCGGAGCAGTACGACTCCTGGTCCGAGGAGCAGTGTGCCGGCATTGAGATCGTGGACGGGATGGTCGTCGTGAGCCCGAGCGCGTCCAAGCGGCACAACCGGCTGGCCCGGATCCTGGCCAATACCCTGGACGCCGCCGCAGGCCAGGACTGGAACGCCGACACAGACTTCGACGTCCGTCTGCAGGACGTTCCGCTCACCAACCGCCGTCCGGACGTCACCGTCTACCGGGCGGAGACCATCGACCTCACACCTACCCGCCCCGAACACGTACTCCTGGTCGTCGAGGTCGTGTCGCCCGGCTCGGAGACCACCGACCGGATCGTGAAGGTGGACCAGTACGCCAAGGCGGGCATCCCCTTCTACTGGCGGATCGAACAGGCCGCCACCGGTGTCCCCATCATCTACACCTACGTTCTCGACCCCGCCACCAGGTGCTACAGGGACGGCGAGATGTTCACCGGCGTGATCAAGGCTGCGGCGCCCTTCCCCGTCACCGTGGACCTGGGAGCCATCTAA
- a CDS encoding thioredoxin domain-containing protein — MNRLAGVTSPYLLQHAENPVDWWAWGPEAFEEARRRDVPILLSVGYSACHWCHVMAHESFEDQETADDLNAHFVSVKVDREERPDVDAVYMEAVQAATGQGGWPMTVFLTPDAEPFYFGTYFPPAPRHGMPSFRQVLEGVRHAWTDRRDEVAEVAGKIVRDLSGREISYGDSQAPGEQELSQALLGLTREYDAQRGGFGGAPKFPPSMVVEFLLRHHARTGAEGALQMAQDTCERMARGGIYDQLGGGFARYSVDRDWIVPHFEKMLYDNALLCRVYAHLWRATGSELARRVALETADFMVRELRTSEGGFASALDADSDDGSGKHVEGAFYVWTPAQLAEALGADDAGLAARYFGVTEEGTFEEGASVLQLPQQDEVFDAGRIAGIKERLLSRRGERPAPGRDDKVVAAWNGLAVAALAETGAYFDRPDLVEAAVGAADLLVRLHLDEQARLSRTSKDGQAGANAGVLEDYADVAEGFLALGSVTGEGVWLEFAGFLLDHVLVRFVDPGSGALYDTAADAEQLIRRPQDPTDNAVPSGWTAAAGALLSYAAHTGSEPHRTAAERALGVVKALGPRVPRFIGWGLAAAEALLDGPREIAVVATDPADPTSKTLHRTALLGTAPGAVVAFGTAGGGEFPLLADRPLRNGEPTAYVCRNFTCDAPTTDPERLRTALNGWNSTNQR; from the coding sequence ATGAACCGGCTGGCTGGTGTGACCTCGCCTTATCTGCTTCAGCACGCTGAGAATCCCGTCGACTGGTGGGCTTGGGGACCGGAGGCTTTCGAGGAAGCACGCCGGCGCGATGTACCCATTCTGCTGTCCGTCGGTTACTCGGCGTGTCATTGGTGCCATGTCATGGCGCACGAGTCCTTCGAGGACCAGGAGACGGCCGACGACCTCAACGCGCACTTCGTGAGCGTCAAGGTCGACCGCGAAGAGCGCCCCGATGTCGACGCCGTCTACATGGAGGCCGTGCAGGCGGCCACCGGGCAGGGCGGGTGGCCGATGACCGTGTTTCTCACGCCCGACGCCGAGCCCTTCTACTTCGGTACGTACTTCCCGCCCGCGCCCCGGCACGGCATGCCGTCCTTCCGGCAGGTGCTGGAGGGGGTGCGGCATGCCTGGACGGACCGGCGGGACGAGGTGGCCGAGGTCGCCGGGAAGATCGTCCGGGATCTGTCGGGGCGGGAGATCTCCTACGGCGACAGTCAGGCGCCGGGTGAGCAGGAGCTGTCGCAGGCGCTGCTCGGGCTGACCCGGGAGTACGACGCGCAGCGGGGCGGGTTCGGCGGGGCGCCGAAGTTCCCGCCGTCGATGGTCGTCGAGTTCCTGCTGCGGCATCACGCGCGGACGGGGGCCGAGGGCGCGCTGCAGATGGCCCAGGACACGTGTGAGCGGATGGCCCGGGGCGGGATCTACGACCAGCTCGGCGGCGGATTCGCCCGGTACTCCGTCGACCGCGACTGGATCGTGCCGCATTTCGAGAAGATGCTGTACGACAACGCGCTGCTCTGCCGTGTGTACGCCCATCTCTGGCGGGCCACGGGCTCGGAGCTCGCCCGTCGTGTCGCGCTGGAGACCGCCGACTTCATGGTGCGCGAACTGCGCACCAGCGAGGGCGGGTTCGCCTCCGCGCTGGACGCCGACAGCGATGACGGGAGCGGGAAGCACGTCGAGGGCGCCTTCTACGTGTGGACGCCCGCGCAGCTCGCGGAGGCACTGGGCGCCGACGACGCCGGGCTCGCCGCCCGCTACTTCGGCGTCACCGAGGAGGGCACCTTCGAGGAGGGTGCCTCGGTCCTCCAACTCCCGCAGCAGGACGAGGTCTTCGACGCCGGGAGGATCGCCGGCATCAAGGAGCGGCTGCTGAGCCGGCGCGGTGAACGTCCGGCGCCCGGCCGGGACGACAAGGTCGTCGCCGCCTGGAACGGGCTCGCGGTCGCCGCGCTCGCCGAGACCGGCGCCTACTTCGACCGCCCGGATCTGGTCGAGGCGGCGGTCGGCGCCGCCGATCTCCTCGTCCGGCTGCATCTCGACGAGCAGGCCCGGCTCTCCCGCACCAGCAAGGACGGGCAGGCCGGGGCCAACGCGGGCGTCCTGGAGGACTACGCCGACGTCGCCGAGGGGTTCCTCGCCCTCGGCTCCGTCACCGGGGAGGGCGTCTGGCTGGAGTTCGCCGGGTTCCTGCTCGACCACGTACTCGTCCGGTTCGTCGACCCCGGATCCGGTGCGCTGTACGACACGGCGGCCGACGCCGAGCAGCTCATCCGGCGCCCGCAGGATCCGACCGACAACGCCGTGCCCTCCGGCTGGACCGCCGCCGCCGGCGCGCTGCTGAGCTATGCGGCCCACACCGGCTCCGAGCCCCACCGCACCGCCGCCGAACGGGCGTTGGGGGTCGTGAAGGCGCTCGGACCGCGCGTGCCCCGCTTCATCGGCTGGGGGCTCGCCGCCGCCGAGGCACTGCTCGACGGGCCGCGCGAGATCGCCGTTGTCGCCACCGACCCGGCTGACCCGACGTCAAAAACCCTGCACCGCACGGCACTTCTGGGCACCGCCCCGGGAGCCGTCGTCGCGTTCGGCACCGCGGGCGGCGGCGAGTTCCCCCTGCTCGCCGACCGCCCGCTGCGCAACGGCGAGCCGACCGCGTACGTCTGCCGCAACTTCACCTGCGACGCCCCGACCACCGATCCGGAACGGCTGCGCACCGCGCTGAATGGCTGGAACTCCACGAACCAGCGCTAG
- a CDS encoding Mut7-C RNAse domain-containing protein → MNAPEIRVEVAPELALFVPHARRAGPTALAVDGASTLGHVVESLGVPLTEVGALLVDGREVPVAHIPADGESVTVRPVARPQQVPGAPLRFLLDVHLGTLARRLRLLGVDTAYESTDIGDPALAARSAAQQRVMLSRDRGLLRRRELWSGAYVYSTDPEQQLRDVLDRFAPELLPWTRCTACNGLLRQATKDEVADQLRQGTEQSYDVFAQCRSCKRAYWKGAHHEQLVAIVERALAEFAN, encoded by the coding sequence GTGAACGCACCCGAGATCCGCGTCGAAGTCGCCCCCGAGCTGGCCCTCTTCGTCCCCCACGCCCGGCGCGCCGGCCCCACCGCGCTCGCCGTCGACGGCGCCTCCACCCTCGGCCACGTCGTCGAGTCGCTCGGGGTGCCCCTCACGGAGGTCGGCGCCCTGCTCGTCGACGGCCGCGAGGTCCCGGTCGCGCACATCCCGGCCGACGGCGAGTCGGTCACCGTCCGCCCGGTCGCCCGCCCCCAGCAGGTGCCGGGCGCCCCGCTGCGCTTCCTCCTCGACGTCCACCTCGGCACCCTCGCCCGCCGGCTGCGCCTGCTCGGCGTGGACACGGCGTACGAGTCGACCGACATCGGCGACCCGGCGCTCGCCGCCCGCTCGGCGGCGCAGCAGCGCGTCATGCTCAGCCGCGACCGGGGCCTGCTGCGCCGCCGCGAACTGTGGTCGGGCGCCTACGTCTACAGCACCGACCCCGAGCAGCAACTCCGCGACGTCCTCGACCGCTTCGCCCCCGAACTGCTCCCCTGGACACGATGCACCGCCTGCAACGGCCTCCTGCGCCAGGCCACCAAGGACGAGGTCGCCGACCAACTCCGCCAGGGCACAGAGCAGTCGTACGACGTCTTCGCCCAGTGCCGGTCCTGCAAGCGCGCGTACTGGAAGGGCGCGCACCACGAACAACTGGTCGCCATCGTGGAACGCGCACTCGCGGAGTTCGCCAACTAG